DNA sequence from the Paraburkholderia azotifigens genome:
TGATCAGCGATTCGTCGATATGCGTGCGGCCTTGCAATACCGATCCGTCGACGGGCACGCGTTCGCCCGGCCGTATCGCGACCGTCATGCCAACGCGCACCTGCGCGAGCGGCACCTCGTGCTCTTCCGTGCCGACGACGATGCGCGCGCGATCGGGCCGCAGCGCGTTGAGCGCGCGGATCGCGTCGGTGGTCTGGCGCTTCGCGCGCGCTTCGAGCCATTTGCCGAAGCGCACCAACGTAATCACGACGGCCGACGCCTCGAAGTACAGATGCATCGTGTCGCCGGGATGCAGCGCCAGCTGATAGACGCTCACGCCATAAGCCGCCGACGTGCCGAGCGCGACCAGCAGATCCATGTTCCCGGACCACGCGCGCACGGCTTTCCACGCGGCGCGGTAGAAGCGCGCGCCGAACACGAACTGGACGACGCTGGCGAGAGCGAGTTGCAGCGTGGCGGGCAGCATCGCGTGCAGCCCGAGCGGCTCGGCGAACATCGGCACGATGAGCGGCAGCGTCAGCAGCGCGCAGACCGCGACAGCGCCGAGTTCGCGGCGTACAGCCTGGCGCGCGGCGGCGTCCTTGTCTTCGGCGGCGGCGGGTGTGGTGTCGTCGGCGGATAGCGGCGTTGCCTGATAGCCCGCTTTCGTGATGGCCGCGATCAGTTGATCGACGCCGACTGCGCCGTTGGTCGTGACGGTCGCTTTTTCGGTGGCGAGATTGACGGTCGCGGATGTCACGCCGGGGATGCGCGCGAGCGCCTTTTCCACGCGTCCCGAGCAGGCCGCGCAAGTCATGCCGCCTATTGCAAGTTCGGCAAGTTCGGCAAGTTCGGCAAGCTCGGCAGTCGCTGCCGCACCGCTCGCGGGCGGGGCTGCGCCGTACGCTGGCTGCGCTTCGTAGCCGGCCTTGCGCACGGCATTGACGAGCGTATCGACGGCGACGGACGCGTCGGCGTCGACGGTGGCCTTTTCCGTCGCCAGATTCACCGACGCGCGTGCCACGCCCGGCACTTTCGCGAGCGCCTTCTCGACGCGCAGCGCACACGACGCGCACGTCATGCCCTGAATGTCGAGTTCCGGGGAGGCCGCCGGGCGGGATATGCCGGTGGCGCGGGGTGTGGCGAGTTCGGTCATGGCTGCGGGGCTCCAGTTCGCGCGAGGGCGTATCGTTCGTTGGAACCAGTATCGACCTTCCCATGATGGGAAGGTCAAGGGGGTGTTTTCAGATTCGCCTGTCGGCGTGCAAAAAGCGTCAGTCGGGCGCGGGCGGCGCTGCCAGCATCGCCGCCGACACCGCGCGCTGCGCATCGCTGTCCCGTTTGGCAAGTGCGTCCGCGGCGCCGCGCCGGTCGGCGGATGCCTTGTTCTGGCCCAGTTTCCATTTGCCCGTCAGTTTCGCCACCTCGATTTCGATACCGACGATCGCGCCGAGCATCTGCGAGATGAAGTCGGCGGGTGCGTCGCCCATCTTCCACGGCACAGGTTCGCCCGCTTCCATCTTGCGTGTGAGCCGCGCGACCAGCCCGCGCACGAACGCTTCGTCGTCGCGCGCCGCGATCCGGCCATGCGCGTGCACCACCATATAGTTGTAGGTCGGCACCTGGCGGTGCGTCTCGTGTTTGCCCGGATACCACGTCGGCGAGATGTAGGCGGCCGGGCCCTGGAAGATCACGAGGGCGTCGGGCCGCCCGGCCGCTTCCTGCCAGACGGGATTGGCGCGCGCGACGTGAGCGCGCAAGGTGCCGTGCGGACCTTTGTCGGCGTCGAACTCGAACGGAATGTGATTGGCGTCGAGCCCGTTCGGGCCGACTGTCACGAGCGCACCGAGCGGATGCTCGCCGATCAGCCGACTGAGCGTTTCAGGACGGTTTTCTTCGAAATGAGCGGGGACATACATGGCTCGGCTCCAGTGAGTAAAACGGCGGCTTTCGTGGCGCCAAACGACCAAACGTACCGCAAATTTCGCATGGGCGCTCACGTTCTCGCCTTATCGCTTGCCGACGCGACGCGGATAAGTTAAAACCCGAGATCAGAAAAGGAATGTCAGGACATTTCGGCAAGTCTGGCGCGGGCGGGGGCTCGGCGGTCGGGCCCGTCCTGGCTCGAGATGACATCCAGGACCGCGGTTCATCGAATGATAAAAAATCGCCGAGAACAGTTTCCGTTTCAGTTGGCCTGCGCGGCGCTTGCAGGCATTGCCTTCCTCTCGGGGTGTTCGTCGACGCCCATCGTGGCGCCCAAGCCCACGGGCTGGATCAAGGACGAAGTCGCCGACTCCTATGTGTTTGCCTATCCGCTCGTGCTGATGGGCGCGGCGCGCGACGCCGCCGTCGGCACCGGGCCCGGCCAGGCGCCTGTCAACACGCTGCGTCACGCGTCGGCGCTGCCGCCCGTCGGCGCCCGCAATCCGCCGACGCCCGGCATCGACACGCTCAATTCGACCGCGTGGCTCGACGTCGGCGATGAACCGGTGATCGTGTCGCTGCCTTCGTCGGCGGGCCGCTATATTGACGCGCGCGCGCTGGACATGTGGACCAACGTGCTGTGGTCGACGAATACGCCGGGCACGGCGCGCATGTCCGGCATCAAGGCGCAGACGGTCGCGTTCGCGAAGCCCGGCTGGAAGGGCGATTTGCCGAAGGGCGTGAAACGTATCGACGCGCCCACGCGCAACGTCTGGCTCGACGTGCGGATCCAGTCGAACGGCGGGCGCGACCTGACGGCCATCCGCAAGCTGCAGCGCGGCGTGCGCGTCGTGCCGTTGTCGGTTTATGTCGGCGACGAGTCGGCGGCGTCGGTTGCGCCGCGCAGCATGCCCGCCGACGCGAACCCGGGCACGCCGACCGAGCAGGTCGCGGCCCTCGACGCAAAAGGCTTCTTCGACCGCTTCGCGCAACTGCTGCCCGACAATCCGCCGTCGCCCGATGACCCGCACGCGCTCAAGTTTCTGTCGGACCTCGGCGTCAAACCGGACGAACCGGTCGCGTTGCCCGCGAAAGCCGGCGACGCGATCGCAGGCGGCCTCGCCGATGGCCGCACGCGTGTCGCGACGCCGCCCAACAACATGCTGACGGCGAACGGCTGGAGCTGGTTCGGCGACGGCGTCGGGAACTATGGCCCCGACTATGCATTGCGCGCGTACGCGGCTTACGCGCAGCCTGGCATCGGCACGAAGGACGACGAAGTGCGCGGCAACGTGGCGCTCGATAGCGACGGCCATGCGCTGAACGGCGCGAACCGTTACGTGATGCACTTCGCGCCGAACCAGGTGCCGCCCGTGCGCGGCTTCTGGTCGGTCACCGCGTACACGAAGGACGGCGCGCTCGGCGACAGCACGCCGGCGCGCGCGTCCGTCGGCGACAGGTCCGGCGTGCGGCGCAATCGGGATGGTTCGGTCGACGTGACCGTGTCGGCGGCGAAACCGCGCAAGGCGTCGAACTGGCTGCCCGCGCCGCGCGGCGATTTCCAGCTGGTGCTGCGCCTGTACGCGCCGAAGCCCGAAGCCAGCGACGGCAACTGGCAGCCGCCCGCGGTCGTGCGTCAGTAGGTGCGCCGAGAAGCGGCCGATAAGCGGGCCGATAAGTGGGCCGATAAGTGGGCCGAAAAGCGGGCCGAAAAGGGGGCCGATAAGCGTGCCGAAAAGCGCGGAACGTGTCCGCCTCATGACAGCGCGACACGTTCTCATAACTGAAATCGGGCCGCTTACACTTTCTCACGTTTATTTGCCTGCAACGGTCGTCATTCTCATGACATTTGATGGTTTGCCGGAAGTTCAAGACGTATACTTCCGGCAAGCTGGATCTACGTCACAGCGGCGAGCTTTGCGCCGCCCCACCCGCGACCGAGCATGGCAAGCCCCACCAAAGCAACACTCGCTTCCTCCTTTGATACCGTCCGCCAGGTTGCGCAAGGACGGCGCGCAAGACGCATCGTTCTCATCCTGTTTGCCGTGCTGGTCGTGTTCGGCCTGCTCGGGTTCTTCGCGGCGCCGCCGCTGATCCGTCACATCGCCGAGCAGCAGTTGAGCCAGCAACTGGACCGGCCGGCGAGCATCGGCCGGATCTCGCTCAATCCGTACACGCTCAATTTCGAAGCCGAGCGCGTGCATATCGGCGAGCGCGGCGGCCAGGGCGATTTCGTCGACATCGAGCGGCTTGTCGTGCGCACGTCGTGGAGTTCGCTTTTCCGGCTCGCGCCCGTCATCGATGAAGTGCATCTCGACTCGCCGCGTTTCACGATCGTCCGCTACGACGCGCAGCGCTTCAATTTCACCGACCTGATCGAGAAGTTCTCGAAGCAGCCGTCGAAGCCCGACAGCAAGCCCGCGCAATTCTCGGTTTCGAACATCCGCCTCGAGAACGGCAAGGTCACGTTCGACGACCGTCTGCTCGGCGTCACGCACGTGATCGATCAATGGCGGCTCGGCATTCCGTTCATCGCCAACATGCCGTCGAAGACCGATATCTTCGTCGAGCCGCTGCTGCGCGCGCGCATCGACGGCAGCCCGCTCGCGATCGATGGGCGCACGAAGCCGTTCGCGAAGTCGCGTGAGTCGGAAGTGTCGCTGCGCTTCGACGGGCTCGACGTGCCCAGGCTGCTGTCGTACTCGCCGTCGAAGCTGCCCGTCACGGTGCAGGCGGGCAAGCTGTCGAGCGACCTGAAAGTGACTTTCGCGATGACCGGCGAGGTGCCGACGCTGCGCATCACGGGCACGACGGATCTCGCCGACGTCGACGTTCTCGACGAGCACAAGGCGCCGTTCTTCGCCGCGCGTTCGCTGCATGTGGCGGCGCAGACGCTGGAGCCGCTGAAGAGCATCTATCGTTTCGACGATATCCGCCTCGACTCGCCGACCGTGCATCTCGCGCGCGACAAGAGCGGCGTGCTGAGCGTGCAGCGCACGTTCGCGCCCGCGCCGGCTGCGAGTCAGCCGAAGGCGGCGAGCGCGCCCGCTGCGGCGTCTGGCGCAGCGGCCTCCGATGCCGCCGGGGCCAAGGCCGAACAAGCCGCGCCGCCGCTCGATCTGCAGATCAGGCATTTCGCGTTGTCCAACGGTGTCGTCGATGTGCAGGACGAAGCGGCATCGCGTCCCGTGTCGGCGGGGCTGAACAATCTGGCCGTCACGCTCGACGACTTCACGACGCTCGGCAAGACGCCCGCGCGCTACTCGCTCAACACGAACGTCAAGAACCAGCCGCAGAGCGCGCTCGGCGTCACGGGCAACCTGACGCTCGCCGCGAAGACGGCCGACGCGAAGATCGACCTGAAGTCGGCGCAACTGCCCGTCATGCAGCCGTATCTCGACACCGTGACGGCGGCGAAGGTGCTCGACGGCACGCTCAGCATGCAGTCCAACCTGAGCGCGAACTGGTCGAAAGAGCCCGTCGACTTGCAGATCGGCGAAAGCCAGATCGATCTGCAATCGCTGAAACTGGCGGCGGCAGGCGCGAAGCAGCCGGCCATCGCGCTCGCCGATGGCAAGGCGAGCATCCGGCACGTCGATCTGGCGGCGCGCAAGGCGGAACTCGACAGTGTCGACGTGACGGGGCTGTCGGTCGATGCGCAGCGCCTGAAGGACGGCACGATCGATCTGGCCGCGCTCGCTGGTCCGCCGCACGAGGAAGTGCACGAACGCACGGTGATCCACGCGGCGAAGAAGGCGGCGCAGGAAGGGCCGGCGTGGCACTACAGCATCGGCGAGCTGAATCTGAAGAACGGTGCGGCCACTTTCACCGACAACACGACCGCGCACCCCGTCAAGCTCGCCGTGACGCCGCTGAATCTCAAGGTGCAGAAGATCAGCGACGATCTGAGCCGCGCGCTGCCCGTCGATCTGCAGGCGACGGTGAACGGCAAGGGCACGCTCGGCGTGAAGGGCGACGTGACGGCGACGCCGCTCAAGCTCGCTGTGAAGATCGACGCGAACCGTCTGGACGCCGCCGCGCTCGAGCCGTACTTCGGCAGCAAGCTGAACGCAACGGTCGCGAGCGCGCTGCTGAATGCGAGCGGCGACGTGACGCTCGCGCAAGGCGAGAAAGCGAAGGGCATGCGCGCGACTTATCGCGGCGACGCGGCGCTCGTCGACGTGCGGATGATCGACAAGGCCACGTCGGACCCGTTCGCCGGCTGGCGTTCGCTTGCGCTGACGGGCATCAAGGCGGATTACGACGAGCGCGGCACAGACGTGGATGCCGCCAAGGTCACGTTCGCGAACTTCTACGGCCGCGTGCTGCTCGACGCACAAGGCAAGCTGAATCTGAAGGACGTGGTCGCGCACGAATCGGGCGCGCCGCAGTCGCTGACGCGCGACCAGAGCGGGAAGGGCAAGGAGCCGATTCCGCTCAGCCCGCCTGCCGCGTCCGAAGCGCAAGCGGCTGCGCCGGCTTCCGCTGCGTCGGCGGCCAACGCGACCGTGACGGCGGCGACGCCGCCGCAAAGCCCCGTGCGCCTGCACTTCGGCCAGCTCGTGCTGCAAAACGGCCGCGTCAACTACACCGACAACTTCATCAAGCCGAACTACACGGCGAACCTGATCGCGATTCAGGGCACGGTAGGCGCGTTCGGCACGGACTCGAAGCAGTCGGCGCCCGTCGACGTATCGGCGAAACTCGCGGCCAATGGTCCGATCACGATCCGCGGTTCGGTCAATCCGCTGATCGCGAAGCCCGCGCTCGATCTGACGGCGACGGCGCACGGCATCGAGCTGACCAACCTGACGCCGTACTCGGCGAAATACGCGGGCTATCCGATCACGAAGGGCAAGCTGAACGTCGATCTGCACTATCAGCTCGCGAACGACCAGCTGACGGCGAACAATCACATCTTCATCGACCAGCTCACGTTCGGCGATCACGTCGACAACGACACGGCAACGAAGCTGCCCGTGAAGCTCGCCATTTCGCTGCTGAAGAATTCGCGCGGCGAGATCGACGTGGACATTCCCGTGTCGGGTTCGCTGTCGAATCCGGAGTTCAGCATCGGCGGGCTGATCTGGCATGCGGTGCTGAATCTGCTGCAAAAGGCCGTGACGGCGCCGTTCTCGCTGCTCGCGCATGCGTTCGGCGGCAACGGCGAGGAACTGGGCTACGTCGAGTTCGATGCCGGTTCGGCGGTGTTGTCCGACGCGTCGCAGAAGAAGCTCGACACCATCGTCAAGGCGCTGTCCGACAAGCCGTCGATCCGCCTCGACATCATCGGGCGCGTCGATCCCGCCGTCGATACGCCGGCGCTGCGCACCGCGTATGTCGACCGGCTCGTGCGTCAGCAGAAGATCAAGGACACCGTCGGCAACGGCGAGAGCGTCGATCCCAGGACGATCAAGGTCGACGACAAGGAATACGACAAGTATCTGACCAAGGTCTACAAGGATTCGGACTTCAAGAAGCCGCGCAATTTCGTCGGCCTGACCAAGACGTTGCCCGACGACGAGATGAAGTCCGCGCTCGCCGAACATGCGCCCGTCACCGACGCGAGTCTGCGCGATCTCGCCCAGCGGCGCGCGCAGGCGGTGCAGCAATACTTCGAAGGCAAGATCGACAGCGGCCGCGTCTTTATCGTCGCACCGAAGCTCGATGCTTCGGGTATCGGCGACAAGGGCGCGACGACGCGCGTGGATTTCGGGTTGAAGTAACGCCCGCTTTGCGCGCAGAAGCGGCGCCCGTCATGCGGCGCCGCGCTCACGCTTCTTCACATGTTTGCCGCGTTCGAACGCGTGCATGTCAACAATCGTCAAGGATGACGGATCGGACATACGCGTATCGACGCATCGCGATTCCGTTCGTTTAGGATGCCAACCTTTGCGCCGCCCCGGCGCAACGATTCCGGCTAACCAGGGCGCCTGGCTATGCGCGTCGTGCTCACGCAAGCGGCCCGGCCGAGGAACTGCGAGAAAGCCGTCCAAGCGCATCGCCCGATGCCATTCCTAAGACGAGCTATCGTTTGAAAAAGAACCCTTTGCTACGGCGCCTCGGAGCTTCCGTTTCGTTCCTGCTGCTCGCGAGTGCGCTGCCCGCGTCGGCATCGGCGGCTGGCGCGAAGCACAAGCCGGCCGATCCCAGGCCGCGCCAGCGCGCGAAGAATGCCCAACACGGCGCGCGGGTCGATTCACATCGCGACGCGCACTGTGACGCGCATGCCGCATCGCACGACGATTCCAGACACAAGGCCGATCGCGCTGCACACGTCGCGCATGCGGCGAGCGCGAAAGGGCACGCATCGCGCTTCCGGCAACTGGGACTCGCGTCCTGGTATGGACGCGGTTTTCACGGGCACCGCACGGCGAACGGCGAGCACTACGATATGTACGCGATGACGGCCGCGCATCGCACGTTGCCGCTCGGCTCGTATGTGCGCGTGACGTCGCTGGCGAACGCGAAATCGGTGGTGGTGCGTATCAACGACCGCGGACCGTACGCGCGCGGCCGCGTGATCGACTTGTCGTATCTGGCTGCGACGGCGCTCGGCATGCATCGCGCGGGCGTGGCGAAGGTGGCGATCGAGCGCGTCGACAAGCCGGAGGTGGAGCGCATCGCGCATCGTCAGATGCATCTGTCGACGCGCGGCTGACGCTCGCTTCGCAGCCTCAGGCGGCGCGTGTCGGCATGGCCGCCGACTTCTTCAGCGCAGTCCGTTCGATTACGCCGGCGAGCGTATCGAACGCCGGTCCGATGCGCTCGTTGGGCACGCATGCATAGCCGAGCAGCAGGCCGCGCCGCTCCGGCGTTTCGCTGCTGTAGTACGACGCGAGCGGACGCACGATCACGCCTGCGTCGTAGGACGCCGCCGTCACCTCGCGGTCGTTGGCGTCGTCGGGCAGGCCGAGCACGAGATGCAGGCCCGCTTCGTCGCCCATCACGGGCAGCGTGTCGCCGAAACGCGCGGTGATTGCGTCGATCAGAATCTGGCGGCGCTCGCCGTACAGCGCCCGCATGCGCCGCACGTGGGACGTCAGATAGCCGTCCATGATGAACTCGGTCAGCACGGCCTGCTGCATCAGCTGACCTTCGCGATACAGCTCGGCGACGCCCGTGCGAAACGTATCGACCAGATGCTCCGGCGCGATCATGTAGCCGATCCGCAAACCGGGAAACAGCATCTTCCCCAGACTGCCGACGTAGATCACCTGGCCGGCGTCGTCGAGCCCTTGCAGCGACGCGAGCGGACGGCTGCCGTAGCGGAACTCGCTGTCGTAGTCGTCCTCGATGATCCACACGCCGTGCTGGCGCGCGTATTCGAGCAGCGTGCGGCGGCGCGCGAGGCTCATCACCATGCCGAGCGGATACTGATGCGACGGCGTGACGAGCGCGATGCGCGGCGGCGACTGCAAATCGGATTCGCGCGGATTCAGGCCTTCTTCGTCGACGGGCACGGGCGCGAGCGTCAGCCCCGATGATTGCAGCACGCTGCGCGCGCCCCAATAGCAAGGCTCCTCGACCCAAGCGCGATCGCCGACGTCCGTCAGAAGACGTACGGCGAGATCGATCGACTGATGAATGCCCGTCGTGATGATGATCTGATCCGGCGTGCATTTCACCGAACGCGCGACGCGCAGATAGTCCGACAATGCGCGCCGCAGCGGACGATAGCCGCCGCCCGGCGAGTAGGTCAGCAGATCGGGATTCGCTTCCTTCCACAACTTGGCTTGCAGGCGGCTCCACGTTCGTGCGGGAAACTCGGCGACGTCCGGCACGCCGGGCATGAATGCGCCCCACTGCTTGGCCGACACACCCGCCTGGCGGATGAGCCGCGCGCCGCGCGTCGACAGTCCGCCTTGCGCGGGCGCGGCGGGCTGCGCGAGGCCTGCGGTGGGCACGTGACCGACCACGCCGATGGAGCCACTCGCCGCGGGTGGCACCTTGCGCGCGTTGACAGCGGCCGTGTCCGGGCGCGTGTCGGCGACGTAGGTGCCGCTGCCCGTCGTCGAGATCACATAGCCTTCGGCCGTGAGCTGGTCGTACACGTGCAGCACCGTATTGCGCGCGATGCCGAGGTCGGATGCCAGCATCCGCGAACTGGGCAGCTTTGCGCCGGGCAGCAGCTGGCCCGTCAGGATGGCCTGCTGCATCAGTTCGAGCACTTGCCGGTAGACGGGTTCGGCAGCCGTCCGGTCGAGCCGCGCGGCAAGCCAGTCCGACAGAATGACGGTGTCCAAGTGGTTCTATCCGGAATTATGAAATGGTTCCCTATTGTAGAACCGTAACGGGCTATAGTGGATCACGCAATCGATGCGATTCTTCAAAACGGGTGGAACCAAATGTGCGTAGAAACCCGTATAGATTGCCCAAAGGATGGAGACGGACACGATGAAGACCGAAGACGTAATCGTCAGCTTTCGGGGTGTGCGCAAGACCTATGACGGCGAAACGCTCGTCGTCAAGCAACTCGATCTGGACATCTATCAAGGCGAGTTCCTCACGCTGCTCGGGCCGTCAGGCTCCGGCAAGACGACCTGCCTGATGATGCTCGCAGGCTTCGAGTTTCCGACGGGCGGAGAAATCTGGCTCGATGGCCAGCTGCTCAACAACGTGCCGCCGCACAAGCGCAACATCGGCATGGTGTTCCAGAACTACGCGCTGTTTCCGCATCTCACCGTCGAGCAGAACGTCGCGTATCCGTTGACCGTGCGCAAGCTGGCTGCCGGCGAGCGCGCGCACAAGGTCAACAACGCGCTCAAGATGGTGCGCATGGAAGGCTTCGCGAAGCGTTATCCCGCGCAGCTGTCGGGCGGCCAGCAGCAGCGTATCGCGCTGGCGCGCGCGCTCGTGTTCGAACCCAAGCTCGTGCTGATGGACGAGCCGCTCGGCGCACTCGACAAACAGTTGCGCGAGCACATGCAATACGAACTGAAATCGCTGCACGAGAAGCTCGGCGTGACGTTCGTCTACGTCACGCACGATCAGGGCGAGGCGCTGACGATGTCAGATCGCGTTGCCGTGTTCGACAAGGGTATCGTGCAGCAGCTCGATACCGTCGACAGCCTGTACGAATCGCCGTGCAACGAGTTCGTCGCGAACTTCATCGGCGACAGCAACCGGCTGCGCGGCACGGTGGCCAATGTCGACGGCGACTACTGCGAGTTTCACCTGATCGACGGCACGCGGCTCGTCGGGCGCAATATCGGTGGCGCGCAGGCGGGCGCGCAAGGCATCGCGTGTATCCGTCCGGAGCGCATGAAGCTCGCGGCGGGCGCGTCGAAGCCGGGCGCGAACGCGCTGGCAGGCGAAGCGCGCGGTCTCATCTATTTCGGCGATCACGTGCGCATGCGCTGTGGTCTACCGCAACAGGATGAGTGCTTCGTCAAGGTGCCGCTCGGCACGGACGCGCTCGACGGCTTCGCGCCGGGCGTGCCCATCGCGCTCGAGTTCGCGCCGGAACATCTGCGCGTTTTCGCGTGAGCAGAAACACAACAACGTCAACGTCATAAGCAGTCCAT
Encoded proteins:
- a CDS encoding ABC transporter ATP-binding protein — encoded protein: MKTEDVIVSFRGVRKTYDGETLVVKQLDLDIYQGEFLTLLGPSGSGKTTCLMMLAGFEFPTGGEIWLDGQLLNNVPPHKRNIGMVFQNYALFPHLTVEQNVAYPLTVRKLAAGERAHKVNNALKMVRMEGFAKRYPAQLSGGQQQRIALARALVFEPKLVLMDEPLGALDKQLREHMQYELKSLHEKLGVTFVYVTHDQGEALTMSDRVAVFDKGIVQQLDTVDSLYESPCNEFVANFIGDSNRLRGTVANVDGDYCEFHLIDGTRLVGRNIGGAQAGAQGIACIRPERMKLAAGASKPGANALAGEARGLIYFGDHVRMRCGLPQQDECFVKVPLGTDALDGFAPGVPIALEFAPEHLRVFA
- a CDS encoding PLP-dependent aminotransferase family protein, giving the protein MDTVILSDWLAARLDRTAAEPVYRQVLELMQQAILTGQLLPGAKLPSSRMLASDLGIARNTVLHVYDQLTAEGYVISTTGSGTYVADTRPDTAAVNARKVPPAASGSIGVVGHVPTAGLAQPAAPAQGGLSTRGARLIRQAGVSAKQWGAFMPGVPDVAEFPARTWSRLQAKLWKEANPDLLTYSPGGGYRPLRRALSDYLRVARSVKCTPDQIIITTGIHQSIDLAVRLLTDVGDRAWVEEPCYWGARSVLQSSGLTLAPVPVDEEGLNPRESDLQSPPRIALVTPSHQYPLGMVMSLARRRTLLEYARQHGVWIIEDDYDSEFRYGSRPLASLQGLDDAGQVIYVGSLGKMLFPGLRIGYMIAPEHLVDTFRTGVAELYREGQLMQQAVLTEFIMDGYLTSHVRRMRALYGERRQILIDAITARFGDTLPVMGDEAGLHLVLGLPDDANDREVTAASYDAGVIVRPLASYYSSETPERRGLLLGYACVPNERIGPAFDTLAGVIERTALKKSAAMPTRAA
- a CDS encoding septal ring lytic transglycosylase RlpA family protein, producing MKKNPLLRRLGASVSFLLLASALPASASAAGAKHKPADPRPRQRAKNAQHGARVDSHRDAHCDAHAASHDDSRHKADRAAHVAHAASAKGHASRFRQLGLASWYGRGFHGHRTANGEHYDMYAMTAAHRTLPLGSYVRVTSLANAKSVVVRINDRGPYARGRVIDLSYLAATALGMHRAGVAKVAIERVDKPEVERIAHRQMHLSTRG
- a CDS encoding DUF748 domain-containing protein encodes the protein MASPTKATLASSFDTVRQVAQGRRARRIVLILFAVLVVFGLLGFFAAPPLIRHIAEQQLSQQLDRPASIGRISLNPYTLNFEAERVHIGERGGQGDFVDIERLVVRTSWSSLFRLAPVIDEVHLDSPRFTIVRYDAQRFNFTDLIEKFSKQPSKPDSKPAQFSVSNIRLENGKVTFDDRLLGVTHVIDQWRLGIPFIANMPSKTDIFVEPLLRARIDGSPLAIDGRTKPFAKSRESEVSLRFDGLDVPRLLSYSPSKLPVTVQAGKLSSDLKVTFAMTGEVPTLRITGTTDLADVDVLDEHKAPFFAARSLHVAAQTLEPLKSIYRFDDIRLDSPTVHLARDKSGVLSVQRTFAPAPAASQPKAASAPAAASGAAASDAAGAKAEQAAPPLDLQIRHFALSNGVVDVQDEAASRPVSAGLNNLAVTLDDFTTLGKTPARYSLNTNVKNQPQSALGVTGNLTLAAKTADAKIDLKSAQLPVMQPYLDTVTAAKVLDGTLSMQSNLSANWSKEPVDLQIGESQIDLQSLKLAAAGAKQPAIALADGKASIRHVDLAARKAELDSVDVTGLSVDAQRLKDGTIDLAALAGPPHEEVHERTVIHAAKKAAQEGPAWHYSIGELNLKNGAATFTDNTTAHPVKLAVTPLNLKVQKISDDLSRALPVDLQATVNGKGTLGVKGDVTATPLKLAVKIDANRLDAAALEPYFGSKLNATVASALLNASGDVTLAQGEKAKGMRATYRGDAALVDVRMIDKATSDPFAGWRSLALTGIKADYDERGTDVDAAKVTFANFYGRVLLDAQGKLNLKDVVAHESGAPQSLTRDQSGKGKEPIPLSPPAASEAQAAAPASAASAANATVTAATPPQSPVRLHFGQLVLQNGRVNYTDNFIKPNYTANLIAIQGTVGAFGTDSKQSAPVDVSAKLAANGPITIRGSVNPLIAKPALDLTATAHGIELTNLTPYSAKYAGYPITKGKLNVDLHYQLANDQLTANNHIFIDQLTFGDHVDNDTATKLPVKLAISLLKNSRGEIDVDIPVSGSLSNPEFSIGGLIWHAVLNLLQKAVTAPFSLLAHAFGGNGEELGYVEFDAGSAVLSDASQKKLDTIVKALSDKPSIRLDIIGRVDPAVDTPALRTAYVDRLVRQQKIKDTVGNGESVDPRTIKVDDKEYDKYLTKVYKDSDFKKPRNFVGLTKTLPDDEMKSALAEHAPVTDASLRDLAQRRAQAVQQYFEGKIDSGRVFIVAPKLDASGIGDKGATTRVDFGLK
- a CDS encoding FMN-binding negative transcriptional regulator, with the protein product MYVPAHFEENRPETLSRLIGEHPLGALVTVGPNGLDANHIPFEFDADKGPHGTLRAHVARANPVWQEAAGRPDALVIFQGPAAYISPTWYPGKHETHRQVPTYNYMVVHAHGRIAARDDEAFVRGLVARLTRKMEAGEPVPWKMGDAPADFISQMLGAIVGIEIEVAKLTGKWKLGQNKASADRRGAADALAKRDSDAQRAVSAAMLAAPPAPD
- a CDS encoding DUF1254 domain-containing protein encodes the protein MIKNRREQFPFQLACAALAGIAFLSGCSSTPIVAPKPTGWIKDEVADSYVFAYPLVLMGAARDAAVGTGPGQAPVNTLRHASALPPVGARNPPTPGIDTLNSTAWLDVGDEPVIVSLPSSAGRYIDARALDMWTNVLWSTNTPGTARMSGIKAQTVAFAKPGWKGDLPKGVKRIDAPTRNVWLDVRIQSNGGRDLTAIRKLQRGVRVVPLSVYVGDESAASVAPRSMPADANPGTPTEQVAALDAKGFFDRFAQLLPDNPPSPDDPHALKFLSDLGVKPDEPVALPAKAGDAIAGGLADGRTRVATPPNNMLTANGWSWFGDGVGNYGPDYALRAYAAYAQPGIGTKDDEVRGNVALDSDGHALNGANRYVMHFAPNQVPPVRGFWSVTAYTKDGALGDSTPARASVGDRSGVRRNRDGSVDVTVSAAKPRKASNWLPAPRGDFQLVLRLYAPKPEASDGNWQPPAVVRQ